TAATCGGAGACGCTGCGCGTAGCTTGCTTCCCCGTAGGGGTACAAGCCGGGGAACCCGTCCAACGCACTGGCTCAACTTTTCGCAAAATCTAAAATCCAAAATTGTCGGGCGCTTTTTTTGATACCATAAAAGTCCTGACTCGTTAAATAACGATTGACCTATGAGCAAAGGCACCCTGTTTGATAAAGTTTGGGACTTACACACTGTTGGTACACTTCCTTCAGGGCTGACACAGCTATTTATCGGCCTGCATCTAATTCATGAAGTTACCAGTCCTCAAGCCTTTGCGATGTTACGCGAACGAGGTCTCAAGGTACTGTTTCCCCATCGCACCGTAGCTACAGTAGATCACATTGTTCCCACAGATAATCAGGCGCGTCCTTTTGCCGATAGTGTGGCAGAAGCAATGATTCAAGCCCTGGAACAGAACTGTCAAGAAAATAACTTAACTTTTTATAATATTGGTTCTGGCAATCAAGGTATAGTCCATGTCATCGCCCCAGAAATAGGATTAACCCAGCCAGGAATGACGATCGCTTGTGGTGATAGCCACACATCGAGTCATGGTGCATTCGGTGCGATCGCCTTTGGGATTGGTACCAGTCAAGTCCGCGACGTTCTCGCCTCCCAAACCCTCGCCCTCGCTAAACTCAAAGTCCGTAAAATTGAAGTTAACGGCACTCTTAACCCTGGTGTTTATGCCAAAGATGTGATTCTGCATGTTATCCGCACACTCGGCGTGAAAGGTGGTGTCGGTTACGCCTACGAATTTGCCGGGACTACCTTTGAGGCGATGAACATGGAAGAACGCATGACAGTCTGTAATATGGCGATCGAAGGTGGTGCCAGATGCGGTTACGTCAATCCTGATCAAGTTACCTACGATTACCTCAAAGATAGAGACTTTGCCCCCAAAGGTGCAGATTGGGATCAAGCAGTAACTTGGTGGGAATCGATTAAGAGTGATGCTAATGCAGAATATGATGATGTAATTGTATTCAATGCAGCCGAGATTCCCCCTACTGTCACCTGGGGAATTACCCCTGGTCAAGGTATCGGTATTCATCAGTTCATCCCCAAACCCGAAGAACTGGCGGAAGAAGACCGCTTTGTGGCCGAAGAAGCTTATCGCTATATGGATTTGTTACCCGGTCAACCTATTAAAGGTACAAAAATTGATGTCTGCTTTATTGGTAGCTGCACCAATGGTAGAATCAGCGACCTCAGAGAAGCCGCGAAAATTGCCCAAGGTCGTCGCGTTGCTGAAGGAGTCAAGGCATTTGTTGTTCCAGGTTCCGAAAGAGTCAAACAAGCCGCCGAAGCCGAAGGATTAGACAAAATTTTTGAAGCAGCGGGGTTTGAATGGCGTGAACCAGGATGTTCTATGTGTTTAGCCATGAACCCCGACAAACTTCAAGGTAGACAAATTAGTGCTTCTTCCTCTAACCGCAACTTTAAAGGAAGACAAGGTTCATCCTCTGGTCGCACGTTACTGATGAGTCCGGCTATGGTAGCGACTGCGGCCA
This window of the Nostoc sp. HK-01 genome carries:
- a CDS encoding isopropylmalate isomerase large subunit; this encodes MSKGTLFDKVWDLHTVGTLPSGLTQLFIGLHLIHEVTSPQAFAMLRERGLKVLFPHRTVATVDHIVPTDNQARPFADSVAEAMIQALEQNCQENNLTFYNIGSGNQGIVHVIAPEIGLTQPGMTIACGDSHTSSHGAFGAIAFGIGTSQVRDVLASQTLALAKLKVRKIEVNGTLNPGVYAKDVILHVIRTLGVKGGVGYAYEFAGTTFEAMNMEERMTVCNMAIEGGARCGYVNPDQVTYDYLKDRDFAPKGADWDQAVTWWESIKSDANAEYDDVIVFNAAEIPPTVTWGITPGQGIGIHQFIPKPEELAEEDRFVAEEAYRYMDLLPGQPIKGTKIDVCFIGSCTNGRISDLREAAKIAQGRRVAEGVKAFVVPGSERVKQAAEAEGLDKIFEAAGFEWREPGCSMCLAMNPDKLQGRQISASSSNRNFKGRQGSSSGRTLLMSPAMVATAAIKGEVSDVRDLL